Proteins encoded in a region of the Ornithodoros turicata isolate Travis chromosome 3, ASM3712646v1, whole genome shotgun sequence genome:
- the LOC135389982 gene encoding endothelin-converting enzyme 1-like, translating to MQKIPQPSPRSHKKQKGSPVAKRVAAPSVSSTPIRNHPFALAAARQVRSPELVSPANRQYTGGKYDTLSYHSTVSSRGMPSPKSMLGERPSQRSSPSSISTKQSPPTSSFERVSTSSQRAKHRTLSFVMVMAGVLAILVTFLLAFILKVVLTSHPVTADSCITSACRAYAAYLKDSMNDTISPCDNFYGYVCGKKSRMYSVRYDAFVTFRDRAIQRIKSRTIRMSNQSAVDKAAMFYQSCENVLKYEDDGELPQVKSILQDAGITWPTPARSPDVLLTMLRLSSYWLWDSFISVRRILRSGAVLALRVGPSPHFSTLLRQRNNIVRANKYFDYFVVIYEALKTTNKTANEAFEEVRAAERDAVPLFEARLQSGKVKAETTISGFNYTAPDIPSERWLQGFTTHFSDLVESNPTIVVDHVRFFQAMPVLIERMGEANLHLYLSWTVVQRLILLSNARLVVNYHGNVEAAKYNQRFFCFHLVQEKMGFAFLSPYVSTTYTPFVRNEVENIVENVRQTFDHLYSTSFHPSDGFRAAQHTDSVLQYLDMFLERNVENYYGNYSSMTDKVVGNYKITCDGARNSKHNEYAILRHFRTEDDSEVAVLDDIKDEVVLAPNVLELPFYDEMVPSSVKYAALGSLLAESLMSLLLRTYPMWRANSRSMMLQTVKCLTGEERQLKAGLPSNPRTLHNIVSIATIDILLSTNKTKTDRAKGIGTISPDKTFFVIWCYVLCAAGGDNVNDLCNGPLRHVAEFALVFECAKNTSMRAEPTCKVFPV from the exons ATGCAGAAAATTCCTCAGCCAAGTCCACGAAGCCACAAAAAACAGAAGGGTTCACCTGTGGCCAAACGTGTTGCAGCACCCTCG GTTTCAAGCACACCCATTCGGAACCATCCCTTCGCCTTGGCGGCGGCACGGCAGGTTCGTTCTCCAGAACTTGTGTCACCGGCCAACAGGCAATATACTGGTGGGAAGTACGACACGTTGTCATATCACTCGACTGTATCTTCCCGGGGCATGCCATCACCAAAGTCGATGCTGGGCGAACGCCCCTCACAACGTTCAAGCCCGTCATCCATATCTACGAAGCAATCCCCGCCGACATCTTCCTTCGAGCGCGTAAGCACTAGCTCTCAGAGGGCAAAGCACAGAACGCTATCTTTCGTGATGGTGATGGCTGGCGTACTTGCGATCTTGGTAACATTCCTCTTGGCCTTCATACTCAAGGTTGTACTCACGTCCCACCCTGTTACAGCGGATTCCTGCATTACCAGCGCTTGCCGAGCGTACGCAGCATATTTAAAAGACAGCATGAACGATACTATCAGCCCCTGCGATAACTTTTACGGTTACGTATGCGGCAAAAAGTCGCGCATGTATTCGGTTCGCTATGACGCTTTCGTCACCTTCAGGGATCGTGCTATTCAGAGGATCAAGTCGCGCACGATACGCATGTCAAACCAGTCCGCAGTTGACAAGGCAGCTATGTTCTACCAGAGCTGCGAAAATGTATTGAAGTACGAAGACGACGGCGAGCTTCCCCAGGTGAAGTCCATTCTGCAAGACGCTGGAATAACATGGCCGACGCCAGCAAGAAGTCCTGACGTGTTGTTGACGATGCTACGTCTTTCCTCCTATTGGCTATGGGACAGCTTCATCTCCGTGAGACGGATTCTCCGCTCCGGAGCAGTCTTGGCTTTAAGAGTTGGACCTTCTCCTCATTTCTCTACCCTACTCAGGCAAAGGAACAACATCGTAAGGGCAAATAAATATTTTGATTACTTCGTCGTCATCTACGAGGCACTCAAGACAACCAACAAAACGGCCAATGAAGCATTTGAGGAAGTCAGAGCGGCCGAACGTGACGCCGTCCCGCTGTTTGAAGCCAGGCTTCAATCTGGTAAAGTGAAGGCGGAGACTACTATCAGTGGATTCAACTACACCGCTCCAGATATACCCAGCGAGCGCTGGCTGCAGGGGTTTACGACGCACTTTAGCGACCTCGTCGAGTCCAACCCTACCATAGTCGTCGACCATGTTCGTTTTTTCCAAGCGATGCCGGTACTGATCGAAAGAATGGGAGAAGCGAACCTTCACCTGTACCTCAGTTGGACTGTCGTGCAAAGGTTGATCTTGCTGAGCAACGCAAGGCTTGTGGTGAACTACCATGGAAATGTCGAAGCCGCTAAGTACAACCAGAGATTCTTCTGCTTTCACTTGGTGCAAGAAAAGATGGGCTTCGCATTCCTCTCGCCGTACGTGTCCACCACATACACGCCGTTCGTTAGAAACGAGGTGGAGAACATCGTTGAAAACGTACGCCAGACATTCGATCACCTGTATTCTACGAGCTTCCATCCATCTGACGGGTTCAGAGCAGCACAGCACACAGATTCAGTGTTGCAGTATCTAGAcatgtttctcgaaagaaacgTTGAAAACTACTACGGCAACTATTCCTCCATGACAGACAAGGTGGTCGGCAACTACAAGATCACTTGTGATGGCGCCCGAAACAGCAAACACAATGAGTATGCAATACTTCGTCATTTTAGAACAGAGGATGACAGTGAAGTTGCAGTTCTTGATGATATCAAGGACGAGGTTGTATTAGCTCCTAACGTGCTGGAATTGCCGTTCTACGACGAGATGGTTCCCTCAAGCGTCAAGTACGCCGCCTTGGGATCTCTGCTTGCAGAGTCACTAATGAGTTTGCTCCTTCGTACCTATCCCATGTGGCGAGCAAATTCGCGCAGCATGATGCTTCAAACAGTGAAGTGCCTAACAGGAGAGGAACGACAATTGAAGGCTGGTCTGCCAAGCAATCCAAGGACTCTGCATAATATCGTTTCGATAGCAACTATTGATATCCTCCTATCTACTAACAAGACCAAAACTGACCGTGCGAAAGGAATAGGAACAATATCGCCCGACAAGACCTTTTTCGTGATCTGGTGCTATGTCTTGTGCGCTGCCGGCGGTGACAATGTCAACGACCTCTGCAATGGCCCTTTAAGACACGTTGCGGAGTTCGCCCTTGTCTTCGAATGCGCCAAGAATACGTCGATGAGGGCAGAGCCAACCTGCAAAGTGTTTCCTGTTTGA